Proteins encoded together in one Deinococcus hopiensis KR-140 window:
- the treY gene encoding malto-oligosyltrehalose synthase, giving the protein MSELVASISPTLPTTHTPSSTYRLQLHRDFDFAAARRVLPYLKRLGVTDVYLSPIWTSAPGSTHGYDVTDHVRVNPELGGEGGLRRFSARARELELGILVDFVPNHMGIQGGHNPYWEDVLTHGQASRYAHFFDISWQPLKRALENKVLLPVLGDQYGRILERGELHLNREGGHFFLTYWERRLPVSPRSLGPLLTALAGEIGAKLDPDTRAELASVARAAEHLPRSTSGHLTDDDRLARAQESEVITRRFTRLLEASPRLTGALDKLVEAVNANSARLDSLIQEQNYRLASWRVAAEQINYRRFFDINDLAALRMEDPRVFAWAHSKLLHLIGDGVVQGVRLDHTDGLFDPAGYFRALQESAAHALGRQETADELPLYVVAEKILEPGEQLPEDWAIHGTTGYDFLAQLNGLFVDSTNEEEVTAIYRRFTGDREPYSQHLYRGKLLIQRASLPGEVNVLAEHLERIAEADLRSQDFTLSALREAIRQVIAVFPVYRTYVRADGAREPGDNAKIEQAIRDAKAQSRTELDPSLFDFLEAVLKLDAPDEATRERYAEFALKFQQLTGPVTAKGAEDTAFYRYVRLVSLNEVGGDPAHFGTPLKSFHAEARKRAERWPAAMLGLSTHDTKRGEDTRARISVLSEIPQTWAAYLSTWLPLLHGLQRTSDLGLAPTALDAYALFQNALGAYPLDGKMDDFADRLSAYLLKAAREAKLRTSWASGDPDYEAALEGMVRGLLDHERFSGGLRELHARISPYGAQNGLSAALIRLTAPGVPDTYQGTEGWNQSLVDPDNRRPVDYAWRTRLLSRIEKRWNEDRLRLARELLARYEDGGVKLLVTWAILQARAAEPDLFRLGTYHPLEAGKYLVSFAREHEGKVAVTVAPRFTCTLTRERTPWALGETWGNRQLTLPRAGTYENVLTGETFRFRGEKVPVAKVLEEFPLALLVRNR; this is encoded by the coding sequence ATGAGCGAGCTGGTGGCCTCCATCTCCCCCACACTCCCCACCACCCACACCCCGTCGTCCACCTACCGCCTGCAACTGCACCGCGACTTCGACTTTGCGGCGGCTCGGCGGGTGCTGCCCTACCTGAAGCGCCTCGGCGTGACCGACGTGTACCTCTCGCCCATCTGGACGAGCGCTCCCGGCTCCACCCACGGCTACGACGTGACGGACCATGTCCGCGTCAACCCTGAACTGGGCGGCGAAGGCGGGCTGCGGCGATTCTCGGCCAGGGCGCGGGAACTGGAACTCGGGATTCTGGTGGACTTCGTGCCCAACCATATGGGCATCCAGGGGGGCCACAACCCCTACTGGGAAGACGTGCTGACCCACGGGCAGGCCAGCCGCTACGCGCACTTTTTCGACATCTCGTGGCAGCCCCTCAAGCGGGCGCTGGAGAACAAGGTGCTGCTTCCCGTGCTGGGCGATCAGTACGGGCGGATTCTGGAGCGGGGCGAACTGCACCTGAACCGGGAAGGGGGGCACTTCTTCCTGACCTACTGGGAGCGCCGCCTGCCCGTCTCGCCGCGCTCGCTGGGGCCACTGCTCACCGCGCTGGCAGGGGAAATTGGGGCGAAGCTGGACCCAGATACCCGGGCTGAACTCGCCTCGGTGGCCCGCGCTGCCGAACACCTGCCGCGCAGCACGAGCGGGCATCTGACCGACGACGACCGCCTGGCCCGCGCGCAGGAATCTGAAGTCATCACCCGCCGCTTCACGCGGCTGTTGGAAGCGTCTCCACGCCTCACAGGGGCGCTGGACAAGCTGGTGGAAGCGGTGAACGCCAACTCTGCCCGCCTGGACAGCCTGATTCAGGAGCAGAACTACCGCCTGGCCTCCTGGCGGGTGGCTGCCGAGCAGATCAACTACCGCCGCTTTTTCGACATCAATGACCTGGCCGCCCTGCGGATGGAAGACCCACGCGTTTTTGCCTGGGCACACTCCAAACTGCTGCACCTGATCGGCGACGGTGTGGTTCAGGGGGTGCGCCTGGACCACACCGACGGCCTCTTCGATCCGGCGGGCTACTTCCGCGCGTTGCAGGAGAGTGCGGCGCACGCGCTGGGACGGCAAGAGACGGCGGATGAACTGCCCCTCTACGTGGTGGCCGAGAAGATTCTGGAACCCGGCGAGCAACTGCCCGAAGACTGGGCCATTCACGGCACCACCGGGTACGATTTTCTCGCGCAGCTGAACGGTCTGTTCGTGGACAGCACCAACGAGGAGGAGGTCACCGCCATCTACCGGCGTTTCACCGGAGACCGCGAGCCGTACTCCCAGCACCTGTACCGGGGCAAACTGCTGATTCAGCGCGCCTCGCTGCCCGGCGAGGTCAACGTGCTGGCAGAGCACCTGGAGCGCATCGCGGAGGCAGACCTGCGTTCTCAGGACTTTACCCTCTCCGCGCTGCGCGAAGCGATCCGGCAGGTCATCGCCGTTTTTCCGGTGTACCGCACCTATGTCCGTGCGGACGGCGCACGAGAACCAGGCGACAACGCCAAGATCGAGCAGGCCATCCGCGACGCGAAGGCGCAGAGCCGGACCGAACTCGACCCCAGCCTCTTCGACTTTCTGGAAGCGGTGCTGAAGCTGGACGCGCCGGACGAGGCCACCCGCGAACGCTACGCTGAATTCGCCCTCAAGTTCCAGCAGCTGACCGGCCCCGTGACGGCCAAGGGGGCGGAGGACACGGCCTTTTACCGTTACGTGCGCCTGGTGTCGCTAAACGAGGTGGGCGGTGATCCGGCCCATTTCGGCACCCCGCTGAAGAGTTTTCACGCTGAAGCTCGAAAGCGGGCCGAACGCTGGCCCGCCGCCATGCTGGGCCTGAGCACCCACGACACCAAGCGCGGCGAGGACACCCGCGCCCGCATCAGCGTGCTTTCCGAAATTCCGCAGACCTGGGCAGCGTACCTCAGCACGTGGCTGCCCCTGCTGCACGGCCTGCAACGGACCTCAGACCTCGGGCTGGCACCCACGGCGCTCGACGCCTACGCCCTTTTCCAGAACGCCCTGGGGGCCTACCCGCTCGACGGCAAGATGGACGACTTCGCCGACCGCCTCAGCGCCTACCTGCTCAAGGCCGCCCGCGAGGCCAAACTGCGGACGAGCTGGGCTTCGGGCGACCCCGATTACGAGGCGGCGCTGGAAGGCATGGTGCGCGGGCTGTTGGACCACGAGCGCTTCTCCGGGGGCCTGCGCGAACTGCACGCCCGCATCAGCCCGTACGGCGCGCAAAATGGGCTCTCGGCGGCGCTGATCCGCCTGACGGCCCCTGGCGTCCCCGACACCTACCAGGGCACGGAAGGCTGGAACCAGAGTCTGGTGGACCCCGACAACCGCCGCCCGGTGGATTACGCGTGGCGCACCCGGCTTCTTTCCCGCATCGAGAAGCGCTGGAACGAGGACCGCCTGCGACTCGCCCGCGAACTGCTGGCCCGCTACGAGGACGGCGGCGTGAAGCTGCTGGTTACCTGGGCCATCCTGCAAGCCCGCGCCGCCGAGCCAGACCTCTTCCGCCTGGGCACCTACCACCCGCTGGAGGCCGGGAAATACCTCGTCTCCTTCGCCCGAGAGCATGAGGGCAAAGTGGCCGTGACCGTCGCCCCCCGCTTTACCTGCACCCTTACCCGCGAGCGCACGCCTTGGGCGCTGGGCGAAACCTGGGGCAACCGGCAGCTGACCCTGCCGCGCGCCGGAACCTACGAGAACGTCTTGACGGGCGAAACCTTCCGCTTCCGGGGCGAGAAGGTGCCGGTGGCGAAGGTGCTGGAGGAGTTCCCGCTGGCCCTGCTGGTGAGGAACCGCTAG
- the treZ gene encoding malto-oligosyltrehalose trehalohydrolase gives MTHTSASGPAPAGPNAISDPGPDPASFSASTVSSGPSLGAHLQPGASSTVFRAWSTAAQTVDVRVNGQNHTMESLGNGLFEARLPVGAGARYLFVLDGEPRPDPYARFLPDGVHGEAEVVDLHGYRWAHSDWRGLELSGCVFYELHVGTFTPEGTYRAAMEKLPELAALGVTAIELMPLAAFPGQRGWGYDGVALYAPFAPYGRPEDLMAFIDAAHGHGLAVFLDAVYNHFGPDGNYLGAYSPSYFTGRFHTPWGAGLDYAEPHMRRLITENARMWLRDYRFDGLRLDATAEMQDDSPVHILRELAQEVHALGGHHLLVAEDHRNLPRLVTEDGLDGLWVDDFHHEVRVTLTGEREGYYAPFMGGAAALAHVINRGWVFEGQPWPLDGHHRGEPADALNAPSFVYCIQNHDQIGNRAVGDRMHHLAHVSPAAFRGASTLLLTLPTTPLLFQGQEWAASSPFPFFSDHHGELGRAVSEGRKKEFSYFESFSAGEVLDPQEDATFEMAKLNWAEREGGEHAVTLTLYRELLRLRREDPVLRHRTRKNIQAGNAGDVLWVRHLGADGERVLLWNLGQETADPERLSLSFTLPPSVLRHSEGREEKVLAPGEAALLGSGV, from the coding sequence ATGACCCATACTTCCGCTTCCGGCCCGGCTCCGGCCGGCCCGAACGCCATTTCCGATCCTGGCCCTGATCCGGCCTCCTTTTCTGCCTCCACCGTTTCCTCCGGTCCCTCATTGGGCGCCCACCTCCAACCGGGCGCGTCGAGCACCGTCTTCCGGGCGTGGAGCACCGCAGCGCAGACCGTTGACGTCCGGGTCAACGGCCAGAACCACACCATGGAGTCGCTCGGAAACGGCCTCTTTGAAGCCAGGCTGCCCGTGGGGGCCGGCGCGCGTTACCTCTTTGTGCTCGACGGTGAACCCCGCCCTGACCCCTACGCCCGCTTTCTGCCGGACGGCGTCCACGGCGAGGCCGAGGTGGTGGACCTGCACGGCTACCGCTGGGCGCATTCGGACTGGCGCGGCCTGGAACTTTCTGGGTGCGTGTTCTACGAGCTGCACGTGGGCACCTTCACGCCGGAGGGCACCTACCGGGCGGCAATGGAGAAGCTGCCCGAACTCGCCGCCCTGGGCGTAACCGCCATCGAGCTGATGCCGCTGGCGGCCTTTCCGGGTCAGCGCGGCTGGGGCTATGACGGCGTGGCCCTGTACGCGCCCTTTGCCCCCTACGGCCGCCCAGAAGACCTCATGGCCTTTATCGATGCCGCGCACGGCCACGGCCTGGCGGTGTTTCTGGACGCCGTGTACAACCACTTTGGGCCGGACGGCAACTACCTGGGGGCCTACAGTCCCTCGTACTTCACCGGGCGCTTTCATACCCCCTGGGGTGCGGGGCTGGATTACGCCGAGCCCCATATGCGCCGCCTCATCACCGAAAACGCCCGCATGTGGCTGCGCGACTACCGCTTCGACGGCCTGCGGCTGGACGCCACCGCCGAGATGCAGGACGACAGTCCCGTCCACATCCTGCGGGAACTGGCGCAGGAGGTTCACGCCCTGGGCGGCCACCACCTGCTCGTGGCCGAGGACCACCGCAACCTGCCCCGCCTGGTGACCGAAGACGGCCTGGACGGCCTGTGGGTTGACGACTTTCACCATGAGGTCCGCGTGACGCTGACAGGCGAGCGCGAGGGCTATTACGCTCCCTTTATGGGGGGAGCTGCGGCGCTCGCCCACGTCATTAACCGGGGCTGGGTCTTCGAGGGCCAGCCCTGGCCGCTCGACGGCCACCACCGGGGTGAACCGGCGGACGCCCTAAACGCCCCCAGCTTCGTGTACTGCATTCAGAACCACGACCAGATCGGCAACCGGGCTGTGGGGGACCGGATGCACCACCTCGCGCACGTCTCGCCCGCCGCCTTTCGGGGGGCCTCCACGCTACTCCTGACCCTGCCCACAACGCCCCTGCTGTTTCAGGGCCAGGAGTGGGCGGCGTCCTCGCCCTTTCCCTTTTTCAGTGACCACCACGGAGAACTGGGCCGGGCAGTCTCGGAAGGCCGCAAGAAGGAATTCAGCTACTTCGAGTCGTTCTCGGCGGGCGAGGTGCTCGATCCCCAGGAGGACGCCACCTTCGAGATGGCCAAACTGAACTGGGCCGAGCGTGAAGGGGGCGAACACGCGGTCACGCTCACCCTGTACCGCGAGCTGCTGAGGCTGCGGCGTGAAGACCCTGTGTTGCGCCACCGCACGCGCAAGAACATCCAAGCCGGGAATGCCGGAGACGTGCTGTGGGTCCGCCATCTGGGGGCGGACGGCGAGCGCGTGCTGCTGTGGAACCTGGGGCAGGAAACCGCAGACCCCGAACGTCTGTCGCTCTCCTTTACGCTGCCGCCCTCGGTGCTGCGGCATTCCGAGGGCCGTGAAGAGAAGGTGTTGGCACCCGGCGAGGCCGCATTGTTAGGGTCGGGAGTATGA
- the glgX gene encoding glycogen debranching protein GlgX: MTTPDRLSPASPTDSPRVLPGSPYPLGAVWDGKGTNFALYSENAFGVELCLFDEAGAETRYPLREQTAFVWHGYLPSVGPGQRYGYRVHGEYAPEKGLRFNPNVVLSDPYAKALDGTEQLDRGVFGYVPGGDDRVMQQEEQRGAPLGIVIDPLFNWVGDRKPKVPFHQSVIYEAHVKGLTMTHPDVPEALRGTYAGIATEPVLTYLRELGITAIEFLPVHQHVDDPFLLDKGLSNYWGYSTLNFFAPDVRYSAAARRGDPAGAVPEFKNMVRALHDAGIEVILDVVYNHTAEGNHMGPTMGFKGIDNPTYYRLVADNPRFYFDYTGTGNSLNVRHPQTLQLIMDSLRYWVTEMHVDGFRFDLASTLARGLHEVDQLSGFFTIIHQDPVISQVKLIAEPWDVGEGGYQVGNFPVNWAEWNGIYRDDMRAFWKGEGGLASEIGYRLTGSSDLYQRDGRKPYASINFVTAHDGFTLRDSVTYEHKHNEANGENNQDGHNHNITWNCGVEGETDDLAVGKLRAQQQRNFLATLLLGQGTPMVLGGDEMGRTQKGNNNAYCQDNQISWYDWGNVDAELLAFTRKVIALRKAHPSLHRRKFFSGRTIRGEDVRDIVWLRYDGAEMSDADWNNPQTQSLGIFLDGDGLDDMDAEGRRLVDDHLLLMLSASHVDLPFRLPELGGCGGWRLLVDTSDDHAEEQIKAGEETVLRARSVKLYSCARTEDGGGEAKA, translated from the coding sequence ATGACGACCCCAGACCGCCTTTCCCCCGCTTCCCCAACCGATTCCCCCCGCGTCCTGCCCGGTAGCCCCTACCCACTGGGAGCGGTGTGGGACGGCAAAGGCACCAACTTCGCCCTGTACTCCGAAAACGCTTTCGGCGTGGAGCTGTGCCTGTTCGACGAGGCGGGCGCAGAAACGCGCTATCCCCTGCGCGAGCAGACGGCCTTCGTGTGGCACGGGTATCTGCCCAGCGTCGGCCCTGGTCAACGCTACGGATACCGTGTTCACGGCGAGTACGCGCCGGAAAAGGGCCTGCGCTTCAACCCCAACGTGGTGCTCTCAGACCCCTACGCCAAGGCGCTGGACGGCACCGAGCAGCTGGACCGCGGCGTCTTCGGTTATGTGCCGGGCGGTGACGACCGGGTGATGCAGCAAGAGGAACAACGCGGCGCACCCCTGGGTATCGTGATCGATCCGCTGTTCAACTGGGTGGGGGACCGCAAGCCGAAGGTGCCCTTTCACCAGTCGGTGATTTACGAGGCGCACGTCAAGGGCCTGACCATGACCCATCCGGACGTGCCCGAGGCGCTGCGGGGCACCTACGCGGGCATCGCCACCGAGCCCGTCTTGACGTACCTGCGCGAACTGGGCATCACGGCCATCGAGTTCCTGCCGGTGCATCAACATGTGGACGATCCCTTTTTGCTGGACAAGGGCCTGAGCAACTACTGGGGCTACTCCACCCTGAACTTCTTCGCGCCCGACGTGCGCTACTCGGCGGCGGCGCGGCGGGGTGACCCGGCGGGCGCGGTGCCCGAGTTCAAGAACATGGTCCGCGCCCTGCACGACGCGGGGATTGAAGTAATCCTGGATGTGGTGTACAACCACACGGCGGAAGGCAACCACATGGGGCCCACAATGGGCTTCAAGGGCATCGACAATCCCACCTACTACCGCCTGGTGGCTGACAACCCGCGCTTCTACTTCGATTACACCGGCACGGGCAACAGCCTGAATGTGCGGCACCCGCAGACGCTGCAGCTGATCATGGACTCGCTGCGCTACTGGGTCACGGAAATGCACGTGGACGGCTTCCGCTTTGACCTCGCCTCCACGCTGGCGCGCGGGCTGCACGAGGTGGATCAGCTGTCCGGCTTTTTTACCATCATTCACCAAGACCCGGTCATCAGTCAGGTCAAGCTCATCGCCGAGCCCTGGGACGTGGGCGAGGGCGGTTACCAGGTGGGCAACTTCCCGGTGAACTGGGCCGAATGGAACGGCATCTACCGCGACGATATGCGCGCCTTCTGGAAGGGTGAGGGTGGGCTGGCCTCCGAAATCGGCTACCGCCTGACCGGCAGCAGCGACCTGTACCAGCGCGACGGACGCAAGCCTTACGCCTCCATCAACTTCGTGACGGCCCACGACGGCTTTACCCTGCGCGACTCGGTGACCTACGAGCACAAGCACAACGAGGCCAACGGCGAGAACAACCAGGACGGCCACAACCACAACATCACCTGGAACTGCGGGGTGGAGGGCGAGACGGACGATCTGGCGGTGGGCAAACTGCGCGCTCAGCAGCAGCGCAATTTCCTGGCGACGCTGCTCCTGGGGCAGGGCACACCGATGGTGCTGGGCGGCGACGAGATGGGACGTACCCAGAAGGGCAACAACAACGCTTACTGTCAGGACAATCAGATCAGCTGGTACGACTGGGGGAACGTGGACGCCGAGCTCCTCGCCTTTACGCGCAAGGTGATCGCCCTGCGCAAGGCCCACCCGTCGCTGCACCGCCGCAAGTTCTTCTCGGGGCGCACCATTCGCGGCGAGGACGTGCGCGACATCGTGTGGCTCCGGTACGACGGAGCCGAGATGAGCGACGCCGACTGGAACAATCCCCAGACCCAATCGCTGGGTATTTTCCTCGACGGCGACGGCCTGGACGACATGGACGCCGAGGGCCGGCGGCTGGTGGACGATCACCTGCTGCTGATGCTCTCGGCCTCGCACGTGGACCTGCCCTTCCGCCTGCCCGAGCTCGGCGGCTGCGGTGGTTGGCGGCTCCTGGTGGACACCAGCGACGACCACGCCGAGGAGCAGATCAAGGCGGGTGAGGAAACGGTCCTCAGGGCCCGCAGCGTCAAGCTCTACTCGTGCGCGAGGACAGAGGACGGCGGCGGCGAAGCCAAGGCCTAA
- a CDS encoding ABC transporter substrate-binding protein: protein MKWTLFSLLSLTVALGSAQAQQARELRLGVFPNITHAAGLIGVQRGLFQKELGGVKLVVKEFANGSQINEAFAAGAIDAAYVGPGPAMNAFMRGVPIQVYAGAANAGAVLVARKDAGVRNVKGLGGKKVAVPTRGSTQDISLRHLLHENGLKATDEGGTVTIVPIDPANMPAAFAGKQVDAALVQEPWGAVMETQGARLIANEKAIWAGGNYTTTVLVVNTKYAAQNPEAVKDLLRGHLAAIKFIASSNAGAQKAIADQIAAFTGKRPNTAELFRALARTRVTWDINLKTLAEYAELNKEAGFARDVPDLNRFVDLSVVRGLAK, encoded by the coding sequence ATGAAGTGGACTTTGTTTTCTCTCCTGTCTCTCACCGTGGCGCTGGGCAGCGCGCAGGCGCAGCAGGCCCGAGAATTGAGGCTCGGTGTGTTCCCCAACATCACCCACGCTGCGGGCCTGATAGGTGTGCAGCGCGGCCTGTTTCAGAAGGAACTCGGCGGCGTCAAGCTGGTGGTCAAGGAATTTGCCAACGGCTCGCAGATCAACGAAGCCTTTGCGGCGGGCGCGATCGACGCCGCCTACGTCGGGCCTGGCCCGGCCATGAACGCATTTATGCGTGGCGTGCCCATTCAGGTGTACGCGGGTGCGGCGAACGCGGGCGCGGTGCTCGTGGCCCGTAAGGACGCGGGGGTGCGGAACGTCAAGGGCCTGGGCGGCAAGAAGGTGGCCGTACCCACGCGCGGCTCCACCCAGGACATCAGCCTGCGCCACCTGCTGCACGAGAACGGCCTCAAGGCCACCGACGAGGGCGGCACCGTCACCATCGTGCCCATCGATCCGGCCAACATGCCTGCCGCCTTCGCGGGCAAGCAGGTGGACGCCGCCCTCGTGCAAGAACCCTGGGGTGCGGTGATGGAAACGCAGGGCGCGCGGCTGATCGCCAACGAAAAGGCCATCTGGGCGGGGGGCAACTACACCACCACGGTGCTCGTGGTGAACACCAAGTACGCCGCGCAGAACCCGGAAGCGGTGAAAGACCTGCTGCGCGGTCACCTCGCCGCCATCAAGTTCATCGCCTCCAGCAACGCGGGCGCGCAAAAGGCCATCGCAGACCAGATCGCCGCCTTTACCGGCAAACGCCCCAACACGGCCGAACTGTTCAGGGCCCTCGCCCGCACCCGGGTCACCTGGGACATCAACCTCAAAACCCTGGCGGAGTACGCCGAGCTCAACAAGGAGGCTGGCTTTGCGCGCGACGTGCCTGACCTGAATAGGTTCGTGGACCTGAGCGTGGTGCGGGGGCTGGCCAAGTAG
- a CDS encoding DinB family protein: MTTGMTPEADAALRAHVRALLTLPQAHLTLDAVLNDFPEEHRHTRVQGVPSSAWELLWHLRFTQRDILNFVRDGAYAEPRWPADYWPAEDAAQDWEAEVHAFWHDFGEVLALLDDPAVDLLAVVPNGTGEGGGGQTWLRGFLLLADHNAYHVGQLALRRKMLGGA; encoded by the coding sequence ATGACCACCGGCATGACGCCCGAAGCCGACGCCGCCCTGCGCGCCCACGTCCGGGCCCTGCTGACCCTGCCGCAGGCGCACCTCACTCTGGACGCGGTGCTGAATGACTTTCCCGAGGAGCACCGCCATACCCGCGTCCAGGGCGTTCCCTCTTCCGCCTGGGAACTGCTGTGGCACCTGCGTTTCACCCAGCGCGACATTCTGAATTTCGTGCGGGATGGGGCGTACGCTGAACCGCGCTGGCCCGCCGACTACTGGCCGGCAGAGGACGCGGCGCAGGACTGGGAAGCGGAGGTGCACGCGTTCTGGCATGACTTTGGGGAAGTGCTGGCCCTGCTGGACGACCCGGCGGTGGACCTCCTCGCGGTGGTGCCGAACGGAACGGGCGAGGGTGGCGGCGGACAGACTTGGCTGCGCGGGTTCTTGCTCCTCGCGGACCACAACGCCTATCACGTGGGGCAACTGGCACTGCGCAGAAAGATGCTGGGTGGGGCGTAA